ATTCTTTTTGGTCCTCTTTACTTTCATCAAAGTTGAACTCGGTCTGCCGCCAGCCGGACAGGTCAACCGTCTTGTCCTTGGTGGCCTTCATCTAATTACGCTGCCAGCGGTTCAAGCTCTGGCGAATGCGGTCTTGGTGCTTTATGGTCATGACTCAGGCCCTTAGCTGTTGAGATACTCATTAGATTCTATTCCAAGACAAAGATGTAGATGTAGATGTAGATAGAGGTCGTGTACGGCCGTACACGGTCGTGTACTACCGTGTCCCTAGCTATCACCCTTGTCGTCCTCTCCGTCTGCTGCTTTCTCTTTTGCGCCCCGCCTGTTTCTCGAATTCTGTTCGCAGCGATGCCGGGTTATGCCGTATTCGGCAATAAGGCGGTTGTTGTAAATGCGCTTCATATCGGGATCGACCTTTAACAGCCCGGAGGCCATGATCTGTTCTTTGTGGTCTATCCAGGTGCCCTTATCCAGATTCAGCCAGAGGCTTATTTCGTCGTCATCATCTGAGAGCTGCGCTTCAAAGCCTTTATGCCAAATGAGGTCCAAAAGGTTTCCGAAAGTGCCCCGCACAAGTCCCGGAAGTCTGGTAAATCTGGGGTCTTCAAAAAAATCTCCTGGGTTGCGTGGATAGTATGGGTAGTCGTAAGGTTTTCTCGCCATTAGTGGCCACCCCCTTTAACGACTGCCGATGCCTCACGGAACAGCCGTGACCTGACATTCAGCAGGCGTTTTGCAGGGAGTGTGGCCCCAGACTCGTATACGATGATGGAACGGCTCAGTTCGGTAGACTCATGGAACTGGAACAGAGCACGATTGCCAGCGGCATTACGGCGGATGATAGGGGGGTAGCCGCTGGCGGTCAGGAAGGAGGCTAGGTCTATGGACTCAGTTTCAAAAACTCTTTCACTGGTGGAGTGCATGGATTACGCCTCCCCAGTTGATTTGGTGGCCTGTTTTCTGTTAATCGCTTCTGCCGGGCGACGGGTCGGGTACTCGGAAGTGTTCTTGTGAGTGCAGGAGTTGAAATAGTCATCAAGTGCGGCACGCTCATAGTAGCAACGATTCCCCACCTTCCTGAATACTGGGCCGCCGCCTTCCCAGCGTTTACGGCGAAACCAGTGGACTGACAGGCCGTAAAGTTCTGATGCCTCTGATTCTGTGAGTTGTTTTTTGTTAATATTGGTGATGATGTCAGACATTAAAAAACCTCCGTAATCTGTATTGTGATGCCTAAATACAGGGTAGGAGGTTTTTTGAAGAGAATAAGGGTATTTAAATTCGGCTTCTAAAATTTTTTGTTCGATGGTGGGCCGATCAGTCTGATTTCACGACAAGCCTTGATGGCCTCTGTCAGTAAACGATTGGCTGGGACTGGTCTATGCTCTCCTGTAACAATGTCCCGCTCGAATAGTTTGCCCCAAAACGGGTGCATTTTCAGTCGGCATGAACGGTCGAGGTCATCCGCGAATACTCCGAATTTTCTGCTTTCCTTGATGGCTGCCCGTATACTTTCTTCGCCAAGTGTCAGGGCTTTGAGCGGCCCCGGAAACATCTGCCACTCTCTTTGTTTTAAATCGTTTATTGCGGCCTCCTCTGACATGCCCTGTGCTCGTAATTCTTCGTAACACCTAGCGATTTCAAAGCCCAGGTGCTTTCTAGCCTGACTGCGGCCTGTGGCTGGTCGTCCTCTTTTCTGCCCTGCCATATCAAGCCGCCTGGGCCGTATTCAATTGAAT
The genomic region above belongs to Oryzomonas sagensis and contains:
- a CDS encoding DUF1376 domain-containing protein: MARKPYDYPYYPRNPGDFFEDPRFTRLPGLVRGTFGNLLDLIWHKGFEAQLSDDDDEISLWLNLDKGTWIDHKEQIMASGLLKVDPDMKRIYNNRLIAEYGITRHRCEQNSRNRRGAKEKAADGEDDKGDS
- a CDS encoding helix-turn-helix transcriptional regulator — its product is MSDIITNINKKQLTESEASELYGLSVHWFRRKRWEGGGPVFRKVGNRCYYERAALDDYFNSCTHKNTSEYPTRRPAEAINRKQATKSTGEA